One segment of Amycolatopsis alba DSM 44262 DNA contains the following:
- a CDS encoding DUF4158 domain-containing protein, producing the protein MVGDAGVRDEELERPQGFPEIDRDELFRFFTLTSADVAFVDPGRGRGQADRLGLSVALCSLPWLGFVPDKVSSVPPVVVARLADQLGVDPNVLRPYGRRTKTRTEHLRLVTKYLGGGCRRRWN; encoded by the coding sequence GTGGTTGGCGACGCTGGTGTTCGCGACGAGGAGCTGGAGCGTCCGCAGGGCTTTCCGGAGATCGACCGGGACGAGCTGTTCAGGTTCTTCACCCTTACTTCGGCGGATGTCGCGTTCGTCGATCCAGGCCGGGGTCGTGGTCAGGCTGATCGACTCGGTTTGTCTGTCGCGCTGTGTTCGTTGCCGTGGCTGGGGTTCGTGCCGGACAAGGTGTCGTCGGTGCCGCCGGTGGTGGTGGCGCGGCTGGCTGATCAGCTCGGTGTCGATCCGAACGTCCTGCGGCCCTATGGTCGGCGGACGAAGACCCGGACTGAGCATTTACGGCTCGTCACGAAATATCTGGGTGGCGGCTGCCGACGACGTTGGAACTGA